A window of Devosia chinhatensis genomic DNA:
GGGGGATCAGTGCCACGATGATCAGCGCGTTGAAGATCACGGCCGAAAGAATGGCCGATTGCGGCGAACTGAGACCCATGACGTTCAGGGTGCCAAGACCCGGATAGGTTGCGACGAACAGTGCCGGGATGATGGCGAAGTATTTGGCAACGTCATTGGCGATGGAGAAGGTCGTCAGTGCGCCGCGGGTCATCAGGATCTGCTTGCCGATCTCGACGATCTCGATGAGCTTGGTGGGGCTGCTGTCGAGATCCACCATATTGCCGGCCTCGCGCGCCGCCTGGGTGCCTGATTGCATGGCAACGCCCACATCGGCCTGGGCCAGCGCCGGCGCGTCATTGGTGCCATCGCCGCACATGGCGACGAGGCGGCCGCCGGTCTGCTCCTGGCGGATGTAATCGAGCTTCTGTTCCGGGGTGGCTTCTGCCAGGAAATCATCGACACCGGCCTCGGACGCTATGGCAGCGGCGGTAACGGGATTGTCGCCGGTGATCATCACCGTGCGGATGCCCATGGCGCGCAGGGCGGCAAAGCGCTCCTTGATGCCGGGCTTGACGACGTCCTTGAGATGGACGACCCCGAGCAGCCGGTCGGCTTCCCCCACGGCCAGCGGCGTGCCGCCGGAGCGGGCAATGACCTCGACAGCCTTGTTGAACTCCGCGCCCGCTTGGGTCCGGTCGAGACCGACGAACCGCAGGACAGCATCGACCGCGCCCTTGCGGATCCGACGCCCTTCCACATCGACACCCGAAAGGCGCGTCTGGGCCGAGAACGGGATGAACGTCCTTGCCACGCCTGCCTGGGTTGGTTCAACGACGCGATACTCGTCGCGAGCCAGGGCGACGATGGAGCGCCCCTCGGCCGTTTCGTCGGCAAGACTGGCCAGCAGGACCGCCTCGGCAAGATCGCGCTCACTGACACCGGCCACAGGCAGGAACTCGGAGGCCATGCGATTGCCAAAGGTGATGGTGCCGGTCTTGTCGAGCAGGAGCGTATCGACATCGCCCGCCGCTTCCACGGCCCGACCGGAGGTGGCGATGACGTTAAAGCGGATCAGCCGGTCCATGCCGGCAATGCCGATAGACGAGAGCAGGCCGCCGATAGTGGTTGGGATCAGCGTTACCAGCAAAGCCGCCAGGACTGCCACGGAGAGATCGGTGCCCGAATAGAGCGCCAGTCCGTAAAGCGTGACCACTGCTATAAGGAAGATCAGCGTCAGGCCCGAAAGCAGGATCGACAGCGCGATCTCGTTGGGAGTCTTCTGCCGCTGCGCGCCTTCGATCAGTCCGATCATGCGATCGACAAAGCTTTCGCCCGGCCGCGTGGTGATCCGCACCTTGAGCCAGTCGGAAATCACCTGCGTGCCGCCGGTCACGGCCGAACGGTCGCCGCCCGCTTCGCGAACGACGGGTGCCGATTCGCCGGTTATCGCGCTTTCATTGACCGAGGCCACACCTTCGATGATCTCACCATCGCCCGGTACGATGTCATTGGTTTCGACGATCACGATGTCGCCGACTTTAAGGGTCGTCGCCGCCACGACTTCACTGGAATGATCGCCCGGGCGGTCCGGGAACAGCAGCTTTTTGGCAATAAGGTCAGTCTTGGAGCGGCGCAGGCTTTCGGCCTGCGCCTTGCCACGACCCTCGGCCACGGCCTCGGCAAAGGTGGCGAAAAGCACGGTGAACCACAGCCAGAGCGCGATCTGGACAGAGAAGGAAAGCGTTTCACCGCCCCCGATCAGCTCCTGCACCGACATGGCTGTGACGAGGACAGCGACGATCTCGGTAACGAAGATCACCGGATTGCGGATGAGCTGGCGCGGATCGAGCTTGATGACCGCATCCTTGAGCGCCGGGACCAGAATAGCCGGGCTGAAGATTGATATGGAAGCATTGGACATGTGAGGAGGGTCCTTAAAAGCTCTGCCCGGCAAGCATGGCGAAATGCTCGGCGATGGGCCCGAGAGCCAGGGCCGGGAAGAATTGCAGCCCGCCCATGATGAGGATGATGCCGATCAGGAGGCCGACAAAGAGCGGCCGGTCGGTGGGGAAAGTGCCCGAGGACGCTTCTGCCCGGGGCTTGGCTGCCAGCGAGCCGGCAATGGCCAGCACCGGCACGATATAGGCGAAACGCCCCAGCAACATGGCCAGCGCCAGAGTGGTGTTGTACCAGGGCGTGTTGCCGGTGAGCCCCCCAAAGGCTGAGCCGTTATTGCCGG
This region includes:
- the kdpB gene encoding potassium-transporting ATPase subunit KdpB produces the protein MSNASISIFSPAILVPALKDAVIKLDPRQLIRNPVIFVTEIVAVLVTAMSVQELIGGGETLSFSVQIALWLWFTVLFATFAEAVAEGRGKAQAESLRRSKTDLIAKKLLFPDRPGDHSSEVVAATTLKVGDIVIVETNDIVPGDGEIIEGVASVNESAITGESAPVVREAGGDRSAVTGGTQVISDWLKVRITTRPGESFVDRMIGLIEGAQRQKTPNEIALSILLSGLTLIFLIAVVTLYGLALYSGTDLSVAVLAALLVTLIPTTIGGLLSSIGIAGMDRLIRFNVIATSGRAVEAAGDVDTLLLDKTGTITFGNRMASEFLPVAGVSERDLAEAVLLASLADETAEGRSIVALARDEYRVVEPTQAGVARTFIPFSAQTRLSGVDVEGRRIRKGAVDAVLRFVGLDRTQAGAEFNKAVEVIARSGGTPLAVGEADRLLGVVHLKDVVKPGIKERFAALRAMGIRTVMITGDNPVTAAAIASEAGVDDFLAEATPEQKLDYIRQEQTGGRLVAMCGDGTNDAPALAQADVGVAMQSGTQAAREAGNMVDLDSSPTKLIEIVEIGKQILMTRGALTTFSIANDVAKYFAIIPALFVATYPGLGTLNVMGLSSPQSAILSAVIFNALIIVALIPLALRGVKYRPVGAAALLSRNLLIYGLGGLVTPFIGIKAVDMAITAIGII